From Streptomyces qinzhouensis, one genomic window encodes:
- a CDS encoding O-methyltransferase: MPLRASSCVLPLNERSHLRVPGSSGYSQRRVQLRGQERPITANRQTSWAFADAFVAEDEALRRARDRARESGVPSVSPGTGAALRLLAASTDAKAVAEIGTGTGVSGIYLLLGMRPDGVLTTVDPEPERQQFAKQAFREAGFAGNRARFIPGRALDVLPRLADGGYDLVFCDGDRLEYLDYLAESLRLLRPGGLVCFEGVFARGRTVDAAAQPAEVLRLRELLRTVRESPELLPSLLPVGDGLLCAVRRG; this comes from the coding sequence ATGCCTCTTCGTGCCTCTTCTTGTGTCCTCCCGCTCAACGAACGGTCCCATCTGCGGGTTCCCGGCTCCAGCGGATACAGTCAACGTCGCGTTCAACTACGGGGACAGGAGAGGCCCATTACCGCCAACCGGCAGACGAGCTGGGCATTCGCCGATGCCTTCGTCGCCGAGGACGAAGCGCTGCGACGGGCCCGCGACCGGGCCCGGGAGTCGGGCGTCCCCTCGGTGTCACCGGGCACCGGTGCCGCGCTGCGCCTGCTGGCCGCCTCCACGGACGCCAAAGCCGTGGCGGAGATCGGGACCGGAACCGGCGTCTCCGGCATCTATCTGCTGCTCGGTATGCGGCCCGACGGCGTACTGACCACCGTCGACCCGGAACCCGAGCGGCAGCAGTTCGCCAAGCAGGCGTTCCGGGAGGCGGGCTTCGCCGGAAACCGTGCGCGTTTTATACCCGGGCGCGCCCTCGACGTCCTGCCCCGGCTCGCCGACGGCGGCTACGACCTCGTCTTCTGCGACGGCGACCGTCTGGAGTACCTCGACTATCTCGCCGAATCGTTGCGCCTGCTGCGGCCGGGCGGCCTGGTGTGCTTCGAGGGCGTCTTCGCCCGGGGCCGTACGGTCGACGCGGCGGCCCAGCCCGCCGAGGTACTGCGGCTGCGGGAGCTGCTGCGCACGGTCCGGGAGAGCCCGGAGCTGCTGCCTTCGCTGCTGCCCGTGGGGGACGGTCTGCTCTGCGCGGTGCGCCGCGGCTGA
- the sigE gene encoding RNA polymerase sigma factor SigE, with amino-acid sequence MVGAPLDTTRADRGGAAAPADRRGALRRLLARSPGEPKSVTDIADRSTPATTATATATFASDAESQAWTPPSWEEIVSTHSGRVYRLAYRLTGNQHDAEDLTQEVFVRVFRSLSTYTPGTFEGWLHRITTNLFLDMVRRKQRIRFDSLGDDAAERLASREPSPQQVFNDSHFDADVQQALDTLAPEFRAAVVLCDIEGLSYEEIAATLGVKLGTVRSRIHRGRSHLRKALKHRSPEARADQQRALAGAVGLAGEGGTA; translated from the coding sequence ATGGTAGGGGCTCCGCTGGACACCACCAGAGCCGACAGGGGAGGTGCGGCTGCACCCGCGGATCGTCGGGGAGCGCTAAGGCGTCTTCTCGCCAGGTCACCGGGTGAGCCGAAATCCGTGACCGACATTGCTGACCGTTCCACCCCCGCCACGACCGCAACCGCCACCGCGACCTTTGCCTCGGACGCGGAATCGCAGGCGTGGACGCCCCCCTCGTGGGAGGAGATCGTCAGCACGCACAGCGGACGTGTCTACCGTCTCGCCTACCGCCTCACCGGCAATCAGCACGATGCCGAGGATCTGACCCAGGAAGTCTTCGTCCGGGTCTTCCGCTCCCTGTCGACGTACACGCCGGGGACCTTCGAGGGCTGGCTCCACCGCATCACCACCAATCTCTTCCTGGACATGGTCCGCCGGAAGCAGCGCATCCGTTTCGACTCGCTGGGCGACGACGCGGCCGAGCGGCTCGCCAGCCGTGAGCCCTCGCCGCAGCAGGTGTTCAACGACAGCCACTTCGACGCCGATGTGCAGCAGGCGCTGGACACCCTCGCGCCCGAGTTCCGGGCCGCGGTGGTCCTCTGTGACATCGAGGGCCTGTCGTACGAGGAGATCGCCGCCACCCTCGGCGTGAAGCTCGGCACCGTCCGCAGCCGCATCCATCGTGGCCGTTCGCATCTGCGCAAGGCCCTGAAGCACCGTTCGCCCGAGGCCCGGGCCGATCAGCAGCGTGCGCTCGCGGGGGCCGTGGGGCTCGCGGGGGAGGGCGGAACGGCGTGA
- a CDS encoding anti-sigma factor family protein gives MSGPTPLPRTSQSSRTSPSPAEHHLGDRLAALVDGELTHDARDRVLAHLATCPRCKAEADAQRMLKDVFARSAPPPPSAGLLARLQGLPAGPGSPGSEGDGPRGGPFGGSRDHGSVFAAPVPAVTRPGSRRPVPFGYLPGSHGIGGAPAPLGAGPRGFGVHEVGRPEGERSPWRGRRFAFAAASAVSFAAIALGGSMPVDGSAQAGSRSGGSGAGGTTAVNAGAGSGSAGTAQGTATGFSTSAATNRAAEYERRRNSGHGPTRSEERTAGRAVPGEPEVPLNLASLPSPTALNAAYPAFPAFKEPLIRPMGYAFHLGTPHGFLPPLSAPAPKASAASSPPAPGHRLPVSRGPAANAR, from the coding sequence GTGAGTGGACCGACCCCCCTGCCGAGGACCTCGCAGTCCTCTCGTACCTCCCCGTCCCCGGCCGAGCACCACCTCGGGGACCGGCTCGCCGCGCTCGTCGACGGGGAGCTGACGCACGACGCCCGCGATCGGGTGCTGGCCCATCTGGCGACCTGTCCCCGCTGCAAGGCGGAGGCCGACGCCCAGCGCATGCTGAAGGACGTCTTCGCCCGGAGCGCGCCGCCACCGCCGTCCGCCGGGCTGCTCGCCCGGCTCCAGGGGCTGCCCGCCGGACCCGGTTCGCCGGGCTCCGAAGGGGACGGCCCCCGCGGCGGCCCGTTCGGCGGTAGCCGGGACCACGGCTCCGTCTTCGCCGCGCCCGTCCCGGCCGTGACCCGTCCCGGCAGCCGCCGTCCGGTGCCCTTCGGCTATCTCCCGGGAAGCCATGGCATCGGCGGTGCCCCGGCGCCGCTCGGCGCCGGCCCCCGGGGCTTCGGGGTGCACGAGGTCGGCCGGCCGGAGGGCGAGCGCTCGCCCTGGCGCGGCCGCCGCTTCGCCTTCGCCGCCGCCAGCGCGGTCTCCTTCGCCGCGATCGCCCTCGGCGGCTCCATGCCGGTGGACGGCTCCGCCCAGGCCGGTTCGCGCTCCGGCGGCTCCGGAGCGGGCGGGACGACCGCGGTGAACGCCGGAGCGGGCAGTGGCAGCGCGGGTACGGCCCAGGGCACCGCGACCGGATTCAGCACCTCGGCGGCGACGAACCGCGCCGCGGAGTACGAGCGCCGCAGAAACAGCGGCCACGGGCCGACCCGCTCGGAGGAGCGCACCGCGGGCCGGGCCGTGCCCGGGGAGCCCGAGGTGCCGCTCAATCTGGCCTCCCTCCCCTCCCCGACCGCGCTGAACGCCGCCTACCCGGCCTTCCCCGCCTTCAAGGAACCGCTGATACGCCCGATGGGGTACGCCTTCCATCTCGGCACCCCGCACGGCTTCCTGCCGCCGCTGTCCGCACCCGCCCCCAAGGCCTCGGCGGCATCCTCGCCGCCCGCGCCCGGCCACCGGCTGCCGGTATCGCGGGGACCTGCGGCCAACGCACGGTGA
- a CDS encoding trypsin-like peptidase domain-containing protein, which produces MDDGKHTGPRAAWWNRAGARRRAEAASAPPAETGPGPVDAVPGAPETPVGQPRPLHEPDEYGTPPYGGPGPWAPAPPVQRPVPTPAHGTAVPPAYPPHGAPGGPPPTVPGPGGAHPAAPPRVPGPAPAAPPAPAAPPVPPAAGQPADGAGFAATSSHPAPSHPEPAPGARPEPPRPTLGQSGVPQSPGLPVGGEQWLQYDPWGAPADSGGGHPPAAPLTYPDGPGPRRGSRGPLVAGAVLLALVSGVIGGGIGSYTERNGGFGTDRVELDQAPKENRDRAPDSVAGIAARALPGVVTLHVGGGGEQGTGTGFVLDKQGHILTNNHVIDPAGGSGPISVTFSSGETAAATLVGKDSGYDLAVVKVTGVSGLTPLPLGNSDNVRVGDPVVAIGAPFDLQNTVTSGIISAKERPITAGGEKDGTDVSYVDALQTDAPINPGNSGGPLMDSQARVIGINSAIRAADSGDGPEGSQSGSIGLGFAIPVNQGKRVAEELINSGRATHPVIGVSLDMRYTGEGARVSSKNSDGSPAVVPGGPSAKAGIRPGDVITKVDGQKVNGGEELIVKIRAHRPGDELELTVVRDGRNITKKLTLGSATDD; this is translated from the coding sequence ATGGACGACGGGAAGCACACCGGACCGAGAGCGGCATGGTGGAACCGGGCCGGTGCCCGGCGCCGTGCCGAAGCGGCGTCCGCCCCACCGGCCGAGACCGGCCCGGGACCGGTGGACGCGGTGCCCGGCGCTCCGGAGACCCCCGTCGGACAGCCCCGGCCGCTGCACGAACCCGACGAGTACGGCACCCCGCCCTACGGCGGCCCCGGGCCCTGGGCGCCCGCCCCGCCCGTCCAGCGGCCCGTACCGACCCCCGCGCACGGCACCGCCGTGCCACCGGCATATCCGCCCCACGGCGCCCCCGGAGGCCCCCCGCCGACCGTCCCCGGGCCCGGCGGAGCCCACCCCGCGGCCCCGCCCCGGGTACCCGGCCCCGCCCCGGCCGCTCCCCCCGCCCCGGCCGCGCCGCCCGTGCCCCCTGCCGCCGGGCAGCCGGCGGACGGCGCCGGGTTCGCCGCCACGTCGTCGCATCCCGCGCCGTCGCACCCCGAGCCCGCCCCCGGGGCGCGCCCCGAGCCCCCGCGGCCGACACTCGGGCAGTCCGGTGTGCCGCAGTCCCCGGGCCTCCCCGTCGGCGGGGAGCAGTGGCTCCAGTACGACCCCTGGGGCGCCCCCGCCGACTCCGGCGGCGGCCACCCGCCCGCCGCCCCGCTGACCTATCCGGACGGGCCCGGCCCCCGCCGCGGCAGCCGGGGGCCCCTGGTGGCCGGGGCGGTTCTGCTGGCCCTGGTCTCCGGGGTCATCGGCGGCGGCATCGGCTCGTACACCGAACGCAACGGCGGCTTCGGCACCGACCGCGTCGAACTGGACCAGGCCCCCAAGGAGAACCGCGACCGCGCGCCCGACAGCGTCGCCGGGATCGCCGCCCGCGCCCTGCCGGGAGTCGTCACCCTCCATGTCGGAGGCGGTGGGGAACAGGGCACCGGCACCGGCTTCGTCCTCGACAAGCAGGGCCATATCCTCACCAACAACCACGTCATCGACCCTGCGGGCGGCTCCGGCCCGATCTCCGTCACCTTCAGCAGCGGCGAGACCGCCGCCGCCACTCTCGTCGGCAAGGACAGCGGCTACGACCTCGCCGTCGTCAAGGTGACCGGAGTCTCCGGACTGACCCCCCTGCCCCTCGGCAACTCGGACAATGTCCGGGTCGGTGACCCCGTGGTCGCCATCGGCGCCCCCTTCGACCTCCAGAACACGGTCACCTCCGGCATCATCAGCGCCAAGGAGCGCCCCATCACCGCGGGCGGCGAGAAGGACGGCACCGACGTCAGCTATGTCGACGCCCTCCAGACCGACGCCCCCATCAATCCGGGCAATTCCGGCGGACCGCTGATGGACTCCCAGGCCCGGGTCATCGGCATCAACAGCGCCATCCGGGCCGCCGACAGCGGCGACGGCCCCGAGGGCAGCCAGTCCGGCTCCATCGGCCTCGGCTTCGCCATCCCCGTCAACCAGGGCAAACGCGTCGCCGAAGAGCTGATCAACAGCGGCCGGGCCACTCACCCCGTGATCGGTGTCAGCCTCGATATGCGCTACACCGGCGAGGGTGCCCGGGTCAGCTCGAAGAACAGCGACGGCAGCCCGGCCGTCGTCCCCGGCGGCCCCAGTGCCAAGGCCGGTATCCGGCCCGGCGATGTGATCACCAAGGTCGACGGCCAGAAGGTGAACGGCGGGGAGGAACTGATCGTGAAGATCCGCGCCCACCGCCCCGGCGACGAGCTGGAGCTGACCGTCGTCCGCGACGGCCGGAACATAACGAAGAAGCTCACGCTCGGCTCCGCCACGGACGACTGA
- a CDS encoding sec-independent translocase, with translation MFSDIGVLELVALVVLAVLVFGPDKLPKVIQDVSRTIRKIRQFSDSAKQDIRDELGPDFKDFEFEDLNPKTFLRKQLDQHDELRELKELGESFDFRKDLNDVADSVNGTEPEPAAVPGTSAAKTATPATSATPSSPGTPDLLKKREPVAEERPPYDADAT, from the coding sequence GTGTTCAGTGACATAGGCGTACTGGAGCTGGTGGCTCTCGTCGTGCTCGCCGTGCTCGTCTTCGGCCCCGACAAGCTGCCCAAGGTCATCCAGGATGTGTCCCGCACGATCCGGAAGATCCGCCAGTTCTCCGACAGTGCCAAGCAGGACATCCGCGATGAACTCGGACCGGACTTCAAGGACTTCGAATTCGAGGACCTGAACCCGAAGACATTCCTGCGCAAGCAGCTCGACCAGCACGACGAGCTGCGCGAGCTGAAGGAGCTGGGCGAGTCCTTCGACTTCCGCAAGGACCTGAACGACGTCGCCGACTCGGTCAACGGCACCGAGCCGGAGCCCGCGGCCGTCCCCGGCACCTCCGCCGCGAAGACCGCGACCCCCGCCACCTCCGCGACCCCCTCGTCGCCCGGCACCCCGGACTTGCTGAAGAAGCGGGAGCCCGTGGCCGAGGAGCGTCCGCCGTACGACGCCGACGCGACCTGA